From Pelosinus fermentans DSM 17108, the proteins below share one genomic window:
- the uvrB gene encoding excinuclease ABC subunit UvrB: protein MATVPKLNTVYHEGGIPFKVEAPFVPMGDQPTAIHKLKDGIVAGQKAQVLLGATGTGKTFTIAKLIEEVQKPTLVIAHNKTLAAQLASEFKEFFPHNAVEYFVSYYDYYQPEAYIAHTDTYIEKDSSINDEIDKLRHSATSSLFERRDVIIVASVSCIYGLGSPDEYHGLVLSLRQGQAKDRDEILRKLVAIQYERNDINFVRGKFRVRGDVVEIFPAAYGERAIRVELFGDEIERILEIDTLTGEILAERKHIAIYPASHYVTSRENMLRSVADIEAELEVQLASFKANGKLVEAQRLEQRTKYDLEMMQEMGYCSGIENYSRHLTGRNPGDSPYTLIDYFPEDFLIVIDESHVMLPQLRAMYAGDRARKASLIENGFRLPSAFDNRPLTFLEFTERINQIIYVSATPSAYELGEASQVAQQVIRPTGLIDPEVEVRPIKGQMDDLLGEIKLRAAANERVLITTLTKKMAENLTEFLKEMGIRVRYLHSDIVTIERGEIIRDLRAGVFDVLIGINLLREGLDLPEVTLVAILDADKEGFLRSDTSLIQTIGRAARNVNGRVIMYADVITKSMARAMEETDRRRDIQMAYNEEYGITPTTIQKRVKELIETTKVAESPELYRTDRLGNMSQSEMLDLIGNLEKEMRLASKQLEFERAAELRDMIVELKGRVGKVVKEKSPKSKKSKK, encoded by the coding sequence ATGGCAACGGTTCCTAAATTGAATACGGTATATCATGAAGGCGGAATTCCTTTTAAGGTGGAAGCTCCTTTCGTACCAATGGGGGATCAGCCGACTGCAATTCATAAGCTGAAAGATGGTATTGTAGCAGGGCAAAAGGCCCAGGTTCTACTGGGAGCGACGGGGACAGGTAAAACCTTTACCATTGCAAAATTGATTGAAGAAGTGCAAAAGCCGACCTTGGTAATTGCTCATAACAAGACCTTGGCAGCTCAGCTTGCCAGTGAGTTCAAAGAATTCTTTCCTCATAATGCTGTAGAATATTTTGTAAGTTATTATGATTATTATCAGCCAGAGGCGTATATTGCTCATACGGATACCTATATTGAAAAAGATTCTTCTATCAATGATGAAATCGATAAATTGCGTCACTCCGCGACCAGTTCTTTATTTGAGCGCCGTGATGTGATTATTGTAGCCAGCGTATCTTGTATTTATGGCTTAGGATCTCCTGATGAATATCATGGTCTCGTGCTATCTCTCCGCCAAGGACAAGCCAAAGACCGAGATGAAATCTTACGAAAATTAGTAGCGATTCAGTATGAACGCAATGATATTAATTTTGTTCGCGGGAAATTCAGGGTGCGAGGGGATGTAGTCGAAATCTTTCCTGCCGCCTATGGAGAAAGAGCCATACGAGTGGAATTATTTGGTGATGAAATTGAACGAATTTTAGAGATTGATACGCTTACAGGAGAAATCTTGGCAGAGCGCAAACATATTGCTATATATCCTGCATCTCACTATGTAACGTCACGAGAAAATATGCTGCGATCAGTAGCGGATATTGAGGCAGAACTGGAAGTACAGCTGGCGTCATTCAAGGCAAATGGGAAATTGGTAGAAGCCCAGCGATTGGAGCAGCGTACCAAGTATGATCTGGAAATGATGCAGGAAATGGGATATTGTTCGGGAATCGAAAATTATTCCAGACATTTGACGGGACGAAATCCAGGGGATTCCCCTTATACCTTAATTGATTACTTTCCTGAAGATTTTTTAATCGTGATTGACGAATCTCATGTAATGCTGCCCCAGCTTCGTGCCATGTATGCAGGAGATCGGGCTCGTAAAGCATCCTTAATCGAAAATGGCTTTCGTCTGCCATCAGCTTTTGATAATAGGCCCTTGACCTTCTTAGAGTTTACAGAGCGTATTAATCAGATTATCTATGTTTCAGCTACTCCAAGTGCTTATGAGCTGGGGGAAGCCAGCCAAGTCGCGCAGCAGGTGATTCGTCCTACGGGTCTCATCGATCCTGAAGTGGAAGTACGTCCTATTAAGGGGCAAATGGATGATTTGCTTGGTGAAATCAAATTACGGGCTGCTGCAAATGAGAGAGTACTGATTACGACTCTGACGAAAAAAATGGCAGAAAATCTTACAGAATTTCTAAAAGAAATGGGGATTCGCGTACGGTATCTGCATTCCGATATTGTGACCATTGAACGGGGCGAGATTATTCGTGACTTAAGAGCGGGTGTGTTTGATGTACTCATCGGCATCAATCTTTTGCGAGAAGGGTTGGATTTGCCGGAGGTTACATTAGTTGCCATTTTGGATGCGGATAAAGAGGGATTTTTGCGGTCTGATACTTCTTTGATTCAGACCATCGGCAGAGCAGCTCGTAATGTGAATGGCCGGGTTATTATGTATGCTGATGTGATTACCAAATCCATGGCACGAGCCATGGAAGAAACGGATCGCCGCCGAGATATCCAGATGGCGTATAACGAGGAATATGGCATTACTCCCACCACCATTCAAAAACGGGTTAAAGAGCTGATTGAAACGACAAAAGTGGCTGAAAGCCCTGAACTGTATCGAACAGACCGCTTAGGCAATATGAGCCAGAGTGAAATGTTAGATCTGATCGGCAATCTGGAAAAGGAAATGCGCCTCGCCTCCAAGCAACTGGAATTCGAACGCGCCGCCGAACTCAGAGATATGATCGTAGAACTAAAAGGCAGGGTAGGGAAGGTAGTAAAAGAGAAATCTCCAAAGAGCAAGAAGAGTAAAAAATGA
- the uvrA gene encoding excinuclease ABC subunit UvrA: MKEKIVIKGARQHNLKNIDIEIPRNELVVITGLSGSGKSSLAFDTIYAEGQRRYVESLSAYARQFLGQMDKPDVDYIEGLSPAISIDQKTTSRNPRSTVGTVTEIYDYLRLLFARAGRPHCPKCGKPITQQTIEQMVDQLVALPEGTRLMLIAGVIRGKKGEHQKVLEDIRKNGYVRVRVDGEIRDVADEIKLEKNKKHTIEVVVDRIVLREGINQRLADSLETALTLGEGVVNVDVVGDQERIFSQNFACIECGISLPEIAPRMFSFNSPFGACPDCTGLGNNMEVDRSLIVPDTSKALIDGAITPLSKNINSYFMCQLEAVLDKYNYSLHDTWENLSSQVQEIIMTGSGVEQFDFEYDNMYGETKTYHAVFEGVIPLLNRRYRETVSDWSREDIEEYMSSKPCPTCKGARLKPETLSVKVGGKNIYEVTAGTIAETQDFFSNLDLTNREKAIAHQILKEIHARLGFLLNVGLDYLTLSRAAGTLSGGEAQRIRLATQIGSGLVGVLYILDEPSIGLHQRDNNRLLTTLKHLRDVGNSLLVVEHDEDTMYEADHIIDIGPAAGAHGGQVVVQGTVEEIKACPESITGQYLKGSKYIPVPAVRRKPNGKWLEVVGAKENNLKKLTVKFPLGVFTAVTGVSGSGKSTLVNEILYKGLAGRVYRGTKTRPGAHDDIRGVEYIDKIIEIDQSPIGRTPRSNPATYTGLFDVIREVFSQTQEAKMRGYKPGRFSFNVKGGRCEACRGDGIIKIEMHFLPDVYVPCEVCKGARYNRETLEVRYKGKSISQVLDMVVDEGVEFFQNLPKLQRKLQILQDVGLGYIKLGQPATTLSGGEAQRIKLATELARRSTGKTLYILDEPTTGLHTADIHRLLIVLQRLVDGGDTVVVIEHNLDVIKTADYVIDLGPEGGSRGGTIVAKGTPEDIVKVKASYTGQFLAPILERGIRE; this comes from the coding sequence ATGAAAGAAAAGATTGTTATTAAGGGTGCAAGGCAGCACAATTTGAAAAATATTGATATTGAGATTCCCCGTAATGAGCTGGTTGTCATTACAGGGTTAAGCGGGTCAGGTAAGTCTTCTTTGGCCTTTGATACCATTTATGCGGAAGGGCAGCGGCGTTATGTGGAATCCTTGTCTGCTTATGCCCGTCAGTTTTTGGGGCAGATGGACAAGCCGGATGTGGATTATATTGAGGGGCTGTCTCCTGCCATTTCCATTGATCAGAAAACAACCAGCCGTAATCCTCGTTCCACAGTTGGGACAGTAACAGAAATCTATGACTATTTGCGTCTGCTGTTTGCCAGAGCAGGCCGTCCTCATTGTCCGAAATGCGGTAAGCCCATTACCCAGCAAACCATCGAACAGATGGTTGATCAGTTGGTGGCTTTGCCTGAGGGGACTCGTCTGATGCTTATTGCCGGAGTCATACGAGGAAAAAAAGGCGAACATCAAAAAGTGCTGGAAGATATTCGTAAGAATGGATATGTCCGGGTACGAGTTGATGGGGAAATTCGTGATGTGGCAGATGAAATCAAGTTAGAAAAAAATAAAAAGCACACCATCGAAGTGGTAGTAGATCGGATTGTCCTGCGAGAAGGAATCAATCAGCGGCTGGCGGATTCTCTGGAGACAGCTCTCACCTTGGGAGAAGGCGTGGTAAATGTGGATGTCGTAGGAGATCAGGAACGAATCTTCAGCCAGAATTTTGCTTGTATCGAATGCGGTATTAGTCTGCCTGAAATTGCTCCCCGGATGTTTTCCTTCAATAGCCCTTTTGGTGCGTGCCCGGATTGTACCGGCTTAGGAAACAATATGGAAGTGGACCGCTCTTTAATTGTCCCTGATACTAGCAAGGCTCTTATTGATGGCGCCATCACTCCTTTGAGTAAAAACATAAATTCCTATTTTATGTGCCAGTTAGAAGCAGTACTGGATAAATATAATTACTCTTTACATGACACCTGGGAAAACTTATCTTCACAAGTGCAAGAAATTATTATGACAGGTTCAGGTGTAGAACAGTTTGATTTTGAATATGATAACATGTATGGGGAAACAAAAACCTATCACGCTGTTTTTGAAGGTGTGATCCCGTTATTAAATCGTCGGTACCGGGAAACGGTATCTGATTGGTCCCGGGAAGATATTGAAGAATATATGAGTTCTAAACCCTGCCCCACGTGTAAGGGAGCCAGATTAAAGCCCGAAACCTTGTCGGTTAAGGTTGGCGGTAAAAATATCTATGAGGTAACGGCGGGAACCATTGCAGAAACCCAGGATTTCTTTTCTAATTTAGATTTAACAAATAGGGAGAAAGCCATTGCTCACCAAATTCTAAAAGAGATTCACGCTCGTTTGGGATTTTTGCTGAATGTGGGATTAGATTATTTGACTCTCAGCCGGGCCGCAGGAACCTTATCAGGGGGAGAAGCCCAGCGCATACGGCTGGCTACTCAGATTGGCTCCGGGCTGGTAGGGGTACTGTATATACTGGATGAACCAAGCATTGGCTTGCATCAGCGGGATAACAACCGTCTGTTAACGACCTTAAAGCATTTACGGGATGTAGGCAATAGCCTGCTGGTAGTTGAGCATGATGAAGATACCATGTATGAAGCCGATCACATTATTGATATTGGTCCGGCTGCTGGCGCTCATGGCGGACAAGTGGTAGTTCAAGGAACCGTAGAAGAGATCAAGGCTTGCCCAGAGTCCATCACAGGTCAGTATTTGAAGGGGAGCAAGTATATCCCGGTACCTGCTGTGCGGCGTAAACCCAATGGAAAATGGCTGGAAGTAGTGGGAGCGAAAGAAAACAATCTGAAAAAATTAACAGTAAAATTTCCTTTAGGTGTGTTTACTGCTGTGACAGGTGTATCTGGCTCAGGCAAGAGTACTCTGGTAAATGAGATTTTATACAAAGGGCTGGCAGGACGGGTATATCGAGGTACAAAGACTCGGCCTGGTGCTCATGATGATATTCGTGGTGTAGAATATATTGATAAAATTATTGAGATCGATCAGTCGCCCATCGGTCGTACCCCTCGCTCCAATCCAGCTACGTACACAGGCTTGTTTGATGTTATTCGCGAAGTATTCAGCCAAACCCAGGAAGCAAAAATGCGGGGATATAAGCCTGGACGTTTCAGCTTTAATGTAAAAGGCGGACGATGCGAGGCCTGCCGCGGTGATGGGATTATTAAGATCGAAATGCATTTTTTACCTGACGTATATGTTCCTTGTGAAGTGTGTAAAGGGGCTCGCTATAATCGGGAAACCCTAGAGGTTCGTTATAAAGGGAAGAGTATTTCTCAGGTTCTGGATATGGTAGTGGACGAAGGAGTAGAATTCTTCCAAAACCTGCCTAAACTTCAGCGTAAACTGCAAATTCTGCAGGACGTTGGTTTAGGATATATTAAATTAGGACAACCTGCTACGACTCTTTCTGGAGGAGAAGCCCAGCGGATTAAATTGGCAACGGAATTGGCAAGACGCAGTACAGGTAAGACGCTCTATATTCTTGATGAGCCTACTACCGGTCTGCATACGGCTGATATTCACCGTCTGCTTATCGTGCTGCAGCGTTTGGTCGATGGAGGAGACACCGTTGTAGTGATTGAG